A single genomic interval of Mucilaginibacter robiniae harbors:
- a CDS encoding acyl-CoA dehydrogenase family protein has product MRTEPHPSALLKPEWVSIIRIHAFAAEQQGELQPEQLELIYLQQWFKMLVPTVYGGSELPLPDMVRLEEALSWADGSLGWVITLCAGAAWFGGFIAPDAAKEIFANPKVCLAGSGASTGTANSTENSYLLNGSWKYASGVRHATHFTANCLVEQDEEVLSYANNNPLVQSFVVDAQKAELIPAWKYIGMMGTGSHAFRFENVEVPANRCFKIDGAAAYVNTPLYRYPFLQLAEATLAANLSGMAIHFVDLCEPVLMEKMQQPKLTEKQHHVLKSTLQEVKDNLQGIRAQFYHALDASWQAGVSAENIDDHYLKAVSNSSRLLAQIARESVDALYPYCGLWAASPDTELNLVWRDLHTASQHSLLTFTE; this is encoded by the coding sequence ATGAGAACTGAACCACATCCATCGGCCTTATTAAAACCGGAATGGGTAAGCATTATTCGTATCCATGCATTTGCAGCCGAGCAGCAGGGCGAGTTGCAGCCTGAACAACTGGAACTGATTTATTTACAGCAGTGGTTTAAAATGTTGGTACCTACGGTTTACGGCGGTTCTGAATTGCCCTTGCCTGATATGGTGCGTTTAGAAGAAGCCTTGAGCTGGGCCGATGGTAGCTTGGGCTGGGTAATTACCTTATGTGCTGGTGCAGCCTGGTTCGGCGGCTTTATAGCGCCTGATGCTGCGAAAGAAATATTTGCCAATCCTAAAGTATGCTTAGCAGGTAGTGGTGCCAGTACAGGTACTGCTAACTCAACCGAAAATAGCTATCTGCTTAATGGTAGTTGGAAATATGCCAGTGGCGTACGTCATGCTACTCATTTTACAGCTAATTGCTTGGTTGAACAAGATGAGGAAGTCTTGTCGTATGCAAACAACAATCCGTTGGTGCAATCCTTTGTTGTAGATGCACAAAAGGCTGAATTGATTCCGGCTTGGAAATATATAGGCATGATGGGCACGGGGAGCCATGCTTTTCGTTTTGAGAATGTAGAGGTGCCAGCCAATCGCTGCTTTAAAATAGATGGTGCAGCTGCTTATGTGAATACCCCACTGTATCGTTATCCCTTTTTGCAATTGGCAGAAGCTACGCTGGCTGCCAACTTATCAGGTATGGCGATACACTTTGTAGATTTATGCGAGCCTGTGCTGATGGAAAAGATGCAGCAGCCTAAATTAACAGAAAAGCAACACCATGTACTTAAAAGTACGTTGCAGGAGGTGAAAGATAATCTACAAGGCATACGTGCCCAGTTTTACCATGCACTGGATGCTTCGTGGCAGGCTGGTGTATCAGCAGAAAACATAGATGACCACTACCTAAAGGCTGTAAGCAATTCAAGCCGTTTACTGGCGCAGATAGCCCGCGAAAGTGTAGATGCCTTATATCCTTATTGTGGCTTATGGGCAGCATCGCCTGATACAGAATTAAATTTGGTGTGGCGCGATTTACATACGGCCAGTCAGCACTCGCTACTTACGTTTACTGAATAA
- a CDS encoding nucleoside deaminase → MRFISFDNESSVSPDEFFMNEAVREARLALAEDEIPIGAIVTCQGKIIGRGHNLTERLNDVSAHAEMQALTAAANYLGGKYLKDCTLYVTIEPCVMCAGASYWFQVGKIVFGAYDTKLGFGRLNQKITHPKTLITGGIREAECAELVREFFRSKRLKS, encoded by the coding sequence ATGCGTTTTATAAGTTTTGATAATGAAAGTTCGGTATCACCGGATGAGTTCTTTATGAATGAAGCCGTGCGCGAAGCTCGCTTGGCATTAGCTGAAGATGAAATACCGATTGGTGCTATTGTAACCTGCCAGGGTAAAATCATAGGCCGCGGGCATAACCTAACCGAACGCCTGAATGATGTATCGGCCCATGCCGAAATGCAGGCGCTTACGGCAGCAGCCAATTATTTAGGCGGCAAATACCTGAAAGATTGTACGCTGTATGTAACTATTGAGCCTTGTGTAATGTGTGCCGGTGCCTCTTATTGGTTTCAGGTAGGCAAAATTGTATTTGGCGCTTATGATACTAAATTAGGCTTCGGCCGACTTAATCAAAAGATTACACATCCTAAAACTTTAATTACTGGTGGCATACGTGAGGCTGAATGCGCTGAATTGGTACGCGAGTTTTTCAGAAGCAAGCGTCTGAAAAGTTGA
- a CDS encoding DUF4920 domain-containing protein: MKFIITSLIYCCLLVTAQAQKHTPLPHGMVFGSAPSHVSLMPASKLETFMGKRTRTTASVIGTVIKVTKPKGGWFILDAGNGQTIQAHFRNYNVVLPEDLKGRQVVIAGVAQKEFIADDHQQLAGNRKTDKNTLSSKNKPPQLTYEVTGLFVNK; the protein is encoded by the coding sequence ATGAAGTTTATAATCACATCCCTGATATATTGCTGCTTGTTGGTAACTGCGCAGGCACAAAAACATACACCACTACCGCATGGTATGGTATTTGGTTCGGCACCCAGCCATGTAAGCCTGATGCCGGCTTCAAAGCTAGAAACTTTTATGGGCAAGCGTACGCGTACTACGGCCTCGGTTATTGGTACCGTTATTAAAGTAACCAAGCCTAAAGGGGGCTGGTTTATTTTAGATGCTGGCAACGGACAAACCATCCAAGCCCATTTTAGAAACTACAATGTTGTTTTGCCCGAAGATTTAAAAGGCAGGCAGGTGGTAATTGCCGGTGTGGCTCAAAAAGAGTTCATTGCTGATGATCATCAGCAACTGGCCGGTAACCGTAAAACAGATAAAAATACGTTATCTTCCAAAAACAAACCGCCGCAGCTTACTTATGAAGTAACCGGGTTGTTTGTTAATAAGTAG
- the dinB gene encoding DNA polymerase IV, protein MPSATPYRKIIHIDMDAFYASVEQRDEPEYRGKPIVVGGSPEGRGGVVATASYEARKFGIRSAMSAKQAKQLCPQAIFVRPRFAVYKEVSQHIREIFRRYTDLIEPLSLDEAYLDVTEDKLGVGSAIEVAKQIKQAIQEELNLTASAGVSINKFVAKIASDINKPDGLKFIGPSAIEKFMENLPVEKFFGVGKVTAEKMKKMGLHTGADLKTLTEQELTQHFGKVGGFYYQIVRGIDNRPVQPHRETKSMGAEDTFAYDLTTTEDMHEELDKIAQTVAARLDRYQLKGRTVTLKIKYSDFKQITRNQSFNHPVRDADTLTQTAKQLLAATNPEDARIRLLGISVSNFGEQPIKEKKTVIGEQLSLF, encoded by the coding sequence ATGCCCTCCGCTACACCATACCGCAAAATCATCCACATTGATATGGATGCCTTTTATGCATCGGTAGAGCAACGTGATGAGCCGGAATATCGCGGTAAACCTATTGTAGTAGGTGGCTCGCCGGAAGGTCGGGGCGGGGTGGTGGCTACAGCCAGCTACGAGGCGCGTAAGTTCGGCATACGCTCGGCTATGTCGGCTAAGCAAGCGAAACAGCTGTGTCCGCAAGCTATATTTGTACGTCCACGGTTTGCGGTGTACAAAGAAGTATCGCAGCATATTCGGGAAATTTTTCGACGATATACGGATTTAATAGAGCCGCTATCGTTAGATGAAGCTTACCTGGATGTAACTGAAGATAAATTAGGCGTAGGTTCGGCCATTGAAGTGGCCAAGCAGATTAAACAGGCTATTCAGGAGGAACTGAACTTAACCGCATCAGCCGGTGTATCTATTAATAAGTTTGTGGCTAAAATTGCTTCAGACATCAATAAGCCTGACGGGCTAAAATTTATCGGCCCGTCTGCTATTGAAAAGTTTATGGAGAACCTGCCGGTCGAAAAGTTTTTTGGTGTAGGTAAAGTAACAGCCGAAAAGATGAAAAAGATGGGTCTGCATACCGGTGCAGATTTAAAAACACTGACAGAGCAGGAACTCACACAACACTTTGGTAAAGTAGGTGGCTTTTATTACCAGATTGTACGGGGCATTGACAATCGGCCGGTACAGCCCCATCGTGAAACTAAATCCATGGGGGCTGAAGATACTTTTGCCTATGACCTAACCACCACCGAAGATATGCACGAGGAATTGGATAAAATAGCGCAAACAGTAGCTGCCCGGCTAGATCGCTACCAACTTAAAGGCCGCACTGTTACGCTTAAAATAAAGTATAGCGATTTCAAGCAGATCACTCGGAATCAATCTTTTAACCATCCAGTAAGAGATGCTGATACATTAACCCAAACCGCTAAACAACTGTTAGCCGCCACCAATCCTGAAGATGCCCGAATACGACTACTAGGCATTTCAGTTTCCAACTTTGGAGAGCAACCTATTAAAGAAAAAAAGACAGTGATAGGTGAACAGCTTAGTTTGTTTTAA
- the pnuC gene encoding nicotinamide riboside transporter PnuC — MQHWADLLLEQIRQTTGLEWVAVIFGIAEVLLARKNNVLLYPAGIAGSAISIFLFIEAGLFADASLNGYYVLMSLYGWIIWSRRKNEPPVQIAHANGREWLITALIAFVGWGVIYFILKNYTSSTVPVSDAWVSSSAWAGTWLLARRRIENWVVLNISNLFAIPLLFYKHLPLFALLTLFLFVIAILGYYDWRKLYREQIIKSSNLLA, encoded by the coding sequence ATGCAACACTGGGCAGACCTTTTGCTGGAGCAAATACGGCAAACTACTGGGTTAGAATGGGTGGCAGTGATATTCGGTATAGCCGAAGTATTACTAGCCCGTAAAAATAACGTGTTGTTATATCCTGCGGGTATAGCCGGTTCAGCTATTTCTATATTTCTATTTATTGAAGCCGGTTTATTTGCCGATGCCAGCTTAAACGGCTACTATGTGCTGATGAGCTTGTATGGCTGGATAATCTGGAGCCGTCGTAAAAACGAGCCGCCGGTACAAATAGCACATGCCAATGGCCGGGAATGGTTAATTACAGCCTTGATTGCTTTTGTTGGATGGGGTGTAATCTATTTCATTCTGAAGAATTATACTTCATCAACAGTGCCGGTTTCTGATGCATGGGTATCCTCATCAGCGTGGGCAGGTACCTGGTTGCTGGCCCGGCGACGTATTGAAAATTGGGTGGTACTCAATATATCTAATCTGTTTGCCATACCGTTACTGTTTTACAAGCATTTGCCGCTGTTTGCCTTATTAACGTTGTTTTTATTTGTGATTGCAATTTTGGGTTATTACGACTGGCGAAAATTATATCGGGAACAAATTATTAAATCTTCTAATCTGCTGGCATGA
- a CDS encoding hydrogen peroxide-inducible genes activator: MTITQLEYIVAVDTYKSFVLAAEKCFVTQPTLSMQIQKLEDTLGLKIFDRTRQPIAATETGADVIAQARIMLAEAYKIKEIVTDRQKDLAGELKLGIIPTIAPYILPKIIARFIEKYPLVKLLVWEQNTEQIIQQLKLGTLDCGIMSTPLHESTLTEIPVFYENFVAYVSKTSKLFKKKHIAAEELDLEELWVLNEGHCMREQVLNICQRRRSTKGFQHFEYNTGSIDTLKRMVDQNSGATILPELALADLHDKQLEKVRYFKAPEPAREVSLVIQRNFLKRRMIEALKNEILDFVPKKLRTKKKKEIIDI, from the coding sequence ATGACTATTACACAACTGGAATATATTGTAGCAGTAGATACTTACAAAAGCTTTGTGCTGGCTGCCGAAAAATGCTTTGTAACTCAGCCTACTTTAAGTATGCAGATACAAAAGTTGGAAGACACCTTGGGCCTCAAAATTTTTGATCGTACCCGACAGCCTATTGCGGCTACTGAAACTGGTGCCGATGTAATAGCCCAAGCCCGCATTATGCTGGCTGAAGCTTATAAGATTAAGGAAATTGTAACAGATCGTCAAAAAGACTTAGCAGGCGAATTGAAATTAGGTATTATCCCTACTATTGCGCCTTATATTTTACCTAAAATTATCGCCCGGTTTATTGAAAAGTACCCGTTAGTGAAGCTTTTGGTATGGGAGCAGAATACAGAGCAAATTATTCAGCAGCTTAAACTGGGCACGTTGGATTGTGGCATTATGTCGACCCCGCTACATGAAAGCACATTAACTGAAATACCTGTTTTTTACGAGAACTTTGTGGCTTATGTATCTAAAACCAGTAAGCTTTTTAAAAAGAAACACATTGCGGCAGAAGAATTAGATCTGGAAGAATTATGGGTGTTAAATGAAGGCCATTGCATGCGCGAACAGGTGCTTAATATTTGTCAGCGTCGCCGCTCTACTAAAGGTTTTCAGCATTTCGAGTATAATACCGGCAGCATTGACACGCTGAAACGTATGGTTGATCAGAATAGTGGGGCTACTATTCTACCTGAATTAGCTTTAGCTGATTTGCACGACAAACAATTGGAAAAAGTACGCTACTTTAAAGCCCCTGAACCCGCCCGCGAGGTAAGCTTGGTTATACAACGCAACTTTTTGAAACGCCGCATGATAGAAGCTTTAAAAAACGAAATTTTAGATTTCGTACCGAAAAAGCTTCGCACCAAGAAAAAGAAAGAGATAATTGATATTTAA
- a CDS encoding zinc-binding dehydrogenase, producing MKAVVLVGKDQPLQLQDIDKPTLGAGEVLVKVKAAALNRRDYWITIGQYAGIQYPSVLGSDGSGIVAEVGEGVDQSWLNKEVIINPSHDWGEHTEYQSQDFKILGLPEYGTMAEYVKTKAEYLQPKPAHLNWEQAAAIPLAGLTAYRALFTKGRAKKGDKVLIVGVGSGTGSFALQWAVAAGCQVFVTSGSGDKIERAREMGAAAGVNYKAQDWADELKHMAGGFDVIIDSALGKDFTKVIDLCNPGARVVFFGATAGSIPELNARVLFWKQIQLLGTTMGTADEFKAMLDLINEYQIVPVIDEVFPLANAQQAVDKMGNSSQFGKLVLTL from the coding sequence ATGAAAGCAGTAGTTTTAGTAGGCAAAGATCAGCCTTTGCAATTACAAGATATTGATAAGCCCACTTTAGGAGCGGGCGAAGTGTTGGTGAAAGTTAAAGCCGCAGCCTTAAACCGGCGCGATTACTGGATTACCATAGGACAGTATGCAGGTATTCAATACCCCTCTGTTTTAGGTTCTGACGGGTCTGGCATCGTAGCTGAAGTAGGTGAAGGTGTAGATCAATCTTGGTTGAATAAAGAAGTTATTATTAATCCTTCACACGATTGGGGAGAGCATACGGAGTATCAATCTCAAGATTTCAAAATATTAGGCTTACCTGAATACGGCACAATGGCGGAATACGTAAAAACCAAAGCCGAGTATCTGCAACCTAAGCCAGCCCATTTAAATTGGGAACAAGCGGCTGCTATTCCGCTGGCAGGCTTAACAGCTTACCGGGCATTGTTCACAAAAGGTAGGGCCAAGAAAGGAGATAAAGTCCTGATTGTAGGCGTAGGTTCTGGTACAGGAAGCTTTGCTCTACAATGGGCTGTAGCGGCAGGTTGCCAAGTATTTGTCACATCAGGTAGCGGTGATAAAATTGAACGTGCTCGTGAAATGGGCGCAGCAGCTGGCGTAAACTATAAAGCTCAGGATTGGGCCGACGAGTTAAAGCATATGGCCGGTGGCTTTGATGTAATTATTGATAGTGCCTTAGGTAAAGATTTTACCAAAGTAATCGATTTATGTAATCCTGGCGCTCGCGTCGTGTTTTTTGGTGCCACAGCAGGTAGCATTCCAGAATTGAATGCCCGTGTTTTGTTTTGGAAGCAAATACAACTGTTGGGTACTACCATGGGTACTGCGGATGAGTTTAAAGCTATGCTGGACCTGATTAATGAATATCAAATTGTACCTGTTATCGATGAGGTATTCCCTCTAGCCAATGCGCAGCAAGCGGTAGATAAGATGGGGAACTCATCACAGTTTGGTAAACTGGTATTAACCCTATAA
- a CDS encoding SdpI family protein, with protein sequence MNWIVGPQLIGFIILLAGLIQKRFPPKTINGLYGYRTASSMRNSQSWNEANRYSAQLMIKAGGITLASGLLITWMMTFFHFAETTQSIIQLVLVLVPTFGIAGGLIYFTEKYLKKVFGNHLES encoded by the coding sequence ATGAACTGGATAGTAGGTCCGCAACTGATTGGTTTTATTATTTTGCTAGCTGGTTTAATACAAAAGCGGTTCCCTCCCAAAACCATCAATGGTCTTTACGGCTACCGCACAGCTTCCTCTATGCGTAACTCGCAAAGCTGGAATGAAGCGAACCGTTATAGTGCGCAGCTGATGATTAAAGCAGGAGGAATAACCTTAGCATCAGGGCTATTGATTACCTGGATGATGACTTTCTTTCATTTTGCTGAAACAACACAAAGCATTATTCAATTAGTTCTGGTATTAGTACCTACCTTTGGTATAGCTGGAGGGTTAATTTATTTTACCGAAAAATACCTGAAAAAAGTATTCGGTAACCACCTTGAATCTTAA
- a CDS encoding superoxide dismutase yields the protein MAFVLPALPYATDALEPHIDKQTMEIHHGKHHQAYVTNLNKALEGKPEANSSIEEIITHISKYPAAVRNNGGGHYNHTLFWTLLSPNGGGEPTGELAQAIKNTFGSLDELKTKMNEAGATRFGSGWAWLVVTADKKLAVTSTPNQDNPLMDLPEITVKGTPILGIDVWEHAYYLKYQNRRPDYLSAIWNVVNWNHVAELYKKAV from the coding sequence ATGGCATTCGTATTACCGGCGTTACCTTACGCTACCGACGCTTTGGAACCGCACATTGATAAGCAAACCATGGAAATTCACCACGGTAAGCATCACCAGGCTTATGTAACCAACCTGAACAAAGCACTGGAAGGCAAACCAGAGGCCAACAGCAGCATTGAAGAGATCATCACTCATATTTCTAAATATCCGGCAGCCGTACGTAATAACGGTGGTGGCCACTATAACCATACCCTGTTCTGGACTTTGTTATCACCTAATGGTGGTGGCGAGCCTACCGGCGAATTAGCTCAGGCTATTAAAAACACTTTTGGCTCATTAGATGAGCTAAAAACCAAAATGAACGAGGCTGGTGCTACTCGTTTCGGTTCAGGTTGGGCTTGGCTGGTAGTTACAGCAGATAAAAAACTGGCCGTAACATCAACGCCTAACCAAGATAACCCCTTGATGGATTTGCCTGAAATTACAGTAAAAGGTACCCCAATTTTAGGTATTGACGTTTGGGAACACGCTTATTACTTGAAATACCAAAACCGTCGTCCGGATTACTTATCAGCTATCTGGAATGTAGTTAACTGGAACCACGTAGCTGAACTGTATAAAAAAGCAGTTTAA
- a CDS encoding class I SAM-dependent rRNA methyltransferase, with protein sequence MVDVILKKGKEKAVLQRHPWVFSGAIERVKGKPANGDLVKLVDAQGKFMAYGFYNNQSRVALRLLEWDEHTPVDEQWFRTKVATAVQSRSYILQDGRTNTCRLVFSEADYLPGLIVDKYADYLSLQILTSGIENNKAIIIDELQRLLQPKGIFDKSDASSRAHEGLDTVNEVLAGSPPPELVEVKENNLTYGINIAEGQKSGFYCDQRDNRHLLAAHTAGKKVLDCFCYTGGFTLNSLQQGVASVISVDSSALAIETLKKNIVLNGLDATKHAAIQSDVNKQLRKFKEDGEKFDVIVLDPPKYAPSRSALDRASRAYKDLNRIAMLLLNSGGLLATFSCSGAMDIDTFKQVLAWAALDAGKQVQFIYQFCQPEDHPVRASFPEGEYLKGLLCRVY encoded by the coding sequence ATGGTGGATGTTATCCTGAAAAAAGGTAAAGAAAAAGCAGTACTACAGCGTCATCCCTGGGTATTTTCAGGGGCTATTGAGCGTGTAAAAGGCAAGCCTGCAAATGGCGATTTGGTAAAGTTAGTAGATGCCCAAGGCAAATTTATGGCTTATGGCTTTTACAACAATCAATCGCGTGTGGCTTTGCGTTTGCTAGAATGGGATGAACATACGCCAGTTGATGAACAATGGTTCCGCACTAAAGTAGCAACTGCGGTACAAAGCCGAAGCTATATTTTGCAGGATGGTCGCACCAACACCTGCCGCTTGGTTTTTAGTGAAGCCGATTACCTTCCTGGCCTCATTGTAGATAAATATGCAGACTACCTTTCGCTGCAAATTCTGACCTCGGGTATTGAAAACAACAAAGCAATTATTATTGATGAGCTACAACGCTTGTTACAGCCTAAAGGAATATTTGATAAAAGTGATGCATCATCACGCGCCCATGAAGGCCTCGACACAGTTAATGAAGTACTGGCCGGCAGCCCACCACCTGAACTGGTAGAGGTTAAAGAAAACAACCTGACTTACGGCATCAACATTGCCGAAGGTCAAAAATCAGGTTTCTACTGTGATCAGCGTGATAACCGCCACTTGCTAGCTGCTCATACGGCAGGTAAAAAAGTGCTGGATTGTTTTTGCTATACGGGTGGCTTTACCCTGAACAGCCTGCAACAAGGCGTAGCCTCGGTAATCAGTGTAGATAGTTCCGCCTTAGCCATAGAAACTTTAAAAAAGAATATTGTACTAAATGGGCTGGATGCCACCAAGCATGCGGCCATTCAATCAGATGTTAACAAACAGCTACGCAAGTTTAAAGAGGATGGGGAAAAGTTCGACGTGATTGTACTGGACCCACCCAAATATGCCCCATCACGCTCAGCATTAGATCGCGCTTCACGGGCTTACAAAGACTTGAATCGTATAGCGATGTTATTGCTGAACAGCGGTGGCTTACTGGCCACTTTTTCCTGCTCCGGCGCTATGGATATTGATACTTTTAAACAGGTATTAGCTTGGGCAGCACTAGATGCTGGTAAACAAGTACAATTTATTTACCAGTTTTGCCAACCTGAAGATCATCCGGTACGAGCTTCATTCCCAGAAGGTGAGTACCTGAAAGGGTTACTTTGCCGGGTATATTAA
- a CDS encoding ferredoxin--NADP reductase produces the protein MLQLQVEAIKPETPDTATFYLKPVSGQKVLYQAGQFITLVVDHHGEEIRRSYSLSSSPDEDLLSIMVKRVQNGEISRYLLTHARIGDIWNVVEPAGRFTVPNTAISKELVYFVAGSGIAPVFAQLKYILAHYEKYTITLFYSNQSASTIIYKQQLDALSASYPNQLHVHYLISDEGKRLNNIMVEQLVKKHTTNFEAAEYYLCGPFTYMRMVRLTLLYMGVKAEHIHKENFVLETVPVNSNATNFAPRKLRIHFQDEWHDLMAGENQTILQAALQNQLHLPYSCGNGVCAACAVKCKSGKVTIVKNEVLTDSEIQQGWVLTCTGYAVSDGVQLDYE, from the coding sequence ATGCTTCAGTTACAGGTAGAAGCTATTAAACCTGAAACGCCTGATACAGCTACGTTTTATCTAAAACCTGTATCAGGCCAAAAGGTATTGTACCAAGCCGGACAATTTATTACCCTGGTGGTTGATCATCATGGTGAGGAAATTAGGCGTTCGTACTCGCTTAGCTCATCACCTGATGAGGATTTGCTTTCTATTATGGTAAAGCGGGTACAAAATGGAGAAATATCAAGGTATCTGTTAACCCATGCGCGTATTGGTGATATATGGAATGTAGTTGAGCCTGCCGGGAGGTTTACTGTGCCCAATACAGCAATCTCCAAAGAGTTAGTCTACTTTGTGGCAGGTAGTGGCATTGCACCTGTGTTTGCACAACTAAAGTATATTCTGGCTCATTATGAAAAATATACTATCACCCTGTTTTACAGTAATCAGAGCGCCTCGACCATAATTTATAAGCAACAACTGGATGCATTGTCAGCCTCTTATCCTAATCAGCTACATGTGCATTATTTGATTAGCGATGAAGGCAAAAGGTTAAACAATATCATGGTGGAGCAACTGGTGAAAAAGCATACCACTAATTTTGAAGCTGCCGAGTATTATTTATGCGGACCGTTCACCTACATGCGTATGGTGAGGCTTACGCTATTATACATGGGTGTTAAGGCTGAGCATATCCATAAAGAAAATTTCGTGCTGGAAACAGTTCCGGTGAATAGCAATGCCACCAACTTTGCACCTCGTAAACTCCGCATTCATTTTCAAGATGAGTGGCACGATTTAATGGCTGGCGAAAATCAAACCATATTACAGGCCGCACTGCAAAATCAATTACATCTGCCCTATAGCTGTGGAAATGGGGTATGTGCCGCTTGTGCCGTGAAGTGTAAAAGTGGTAAGGTAACCATTGTTAAAAACGAAGTACTAACTGATAGTGAAATACAGCAAGGTTGGGTGCTTACTTGTACGGGTTATGCTGTAAGTGATGGCGTGCAGTTAGACTATGAATAA
- a CDS encoding tRNA-binding protein codes for MQPITWNDFEKVELRAGTILEVLDFPEARKPAYKLKVDFGPFGVKWSSAQITRHYMKEELVGRQILGIINFPEKQIGKFMSQFLVTGLADENGDIVLTAVERVVPNGSKLI; via the coding sequence ATGCAACCCATTACTTGGAACGATTTTGAGAAAGTAGAGCTACGGGCTGGTACCATATTGGAGGTATTAGACTTTCCGGAAGCTCGAAAGCCTGCTTACAAACTGAAGGTTGACTTTGGTCCATTTGGCGTAAAGTGGTCAAGTGCGCAGATTACTAGGCATTATATGAAGGAGGAGTTGGTAGGTCGACAAATATTAGGCATAATTAATTTTCCGGAGAAACAGATTGGTAAATTTATGTCGCAGTTTTTGGTAACTGGTTTAGCCGATGAAAACGGTGATATTGTATTAACTGCTGTAGAGCGGGTAGTACCCAATGGTAGCAAGCTGATTTAA